A window of the Tunturibacter empetritectus genome harbors these coding sequences:
- a CDS encoding ATP-binding protein, whose product MAEGIPAQHWSVLLKLSDLIIEMNDPDDLGYGASEILGRALSVSRVGYSAIDPDKETLHTSKDWCAPGVLSFAGMLQLRDYTPFIESLRRGEFIAINDVREDERTAVAAASLESASARSLVNVPVIELGRLRAVMYVNHAKQRIWSKDELLLIQEVARRTRTAMGRLAAEAKIRASEEQLRAERGRLLDLFRQAPVFMTVLSGPEHTFEMTNRLYDELIGNRDAVGKPVREAIPEAVDQGFIGLLDQVYQSGEVFRANGISIDLARTKGEHLERRYIDFVYQPIKKIDGSTTGIIAVGVDVTGRKTTENALQQQQERFSFATTAAGVGYWFCDLPFAELIWDNCVKEHFWLASDTRVTIETFYAVIHPDDRESTRQAIETSIACKTTYDTVYRTVAPDGKLKWIRAIGRTGYGEDGDPIRFDGITIDITHQRQSEEALLRNEKLAVVGRMAASISHEINNPLESVTNLLYLIRTHAEASDSLSGYAEQAEEELARVSQIVTHTLQFNRESTAPQEQNLSTLMESAVAIYSARLTQSGVRLVRDYREQQTVFCMQSEIRQVLSNLIGNAYDASKRGGTLTLRTRDSFNWQTSKKCVRVTIADTGHGMDMKTRSRIFDPFFTTKGLNGTGLGLWVSAEILNRHKASIRVKSRRLEEFGGTVFSLSFPCSPHQ is encoded by the coding sequence ATGGCCGAAGGTATCCCCGCGCAGCACTGGTCAGTGCTGCTAAAACTCAGTGATTTGATCATCGAGATGAACGATCCAGACGATCTGGGCTACGGGGCATCTGAAATCCTAGGACGCGCGTTGAGTGTGAGCCGTGTTGGATACTCAGCCATCGATCCAGACAAGGAAACGCTTCACACCTCGAAAGATTGGTGTGCGCCGGGAGTCTTGTCGTTCGCCGGGATGCTTCAGCTTCGCGACTATACTCCCTTCATTGAAAGCCTCAGGCGCGGCGAGTTCATAGCGATCAATGATGTGCGAGAGGACGAACGAACCGCCGTGGCTGCGGCATCCCTGGAGAGTGCGAGCGCGCGTTCGCTCGTCAATGTTCCGGTGATCGAGCTAGGGCGTCTTAGGGCGGTGATGTACGTCAATCATGCCAAACAACGCATTTGGTCGAAAGATGAATTGTTATTAATCCAAGAGGTGGCTCGTCGCACGCGAACGGCTATGGGGCGCCTAGCGGCGGAAGCCAAGATACGCGCCAGCGAAGAGCAACTACGTGCCGAGCGAGGCCGTCTGCTTGATCTTTTTCGTCAAGCGCCCGTATTCATGACTGTTCTAAGTGGGCCAGAACACACCTTTGAGATGACGAACCGGCTCTACGATGAACTGATTGGAAACCGAGATGCGGTCGGCAAGCCGGTTCGCGAAGCAATACCCGAAGCTGTCGATCAGGGGTTCATTGGCCTACTTGACCAGGTCTATCAGAGCGGTGAAGTGTTCCGTGCAAACGGAATATCAATCGACCTCGCTCGAACGAAAGGCGAGCACCTGGAACGCCGTTATATCGATTTCGTGTACCAGCCGATCAAGAAAATTGACGGGAGCACTACCGGCATCATCGCCGTCGGAGTCGATGTCACAGGCCGCAAGACAACCGAGAATGCGCTACAGCAACAGCAGGAGCGTTTCAGCTTTGCCACCACGGCGGCGGGTGTCGGGTACTGGTTTTGCGACTTACCGTTTGCCGAGCTCATTTGGGACAACTGTGTTAAAGAACACTTTTGGTTGGCGTCCGACACGCGCGTCACAATCGAGACCTTCTATGCGGTTATCCATCCAGACGACCGCGAGTCGACGCGACAGGCTATCGAAACTTCAATTGCGTGCAAGACGACCTACGATACGGTGTACCGAACTGTGGCGCCGGACGGAAAACTCAAGTGGATCAGGGCCATCGGACGAACTGGCTACGGCGAGGACGGGGATCCGATCCGCTTCGACGGCATCACGATTGACATTACACATCAGAGGCAGTCGGAGGAAGCGCTACTCAGAAATGAGAAGCTGGCGGTCGTTGGTCGCATGGCGGCAAGCATCTCACATGAGATCAACAATCCGCTTGAGTCGGTGACGAACCTTCTCTATCTGATACGCACCCATGCTGAAGCCAGTGACAGCCTGTCAGGGTACGCGGAACAGGCAGAGGAGGAACTTGCCCGCGTTTCTCAGATCGTGACGCATACCTTGCAATTCAACCGGGAGAGTACCGCACCCCAAGAACAAAACCTCTCGACTCTGATGGAGTCTGCGGTAGCCATTTACAGTGCCCGACTTACGCAATCAGGGGTTCGATTGGTACGTGACTACCGAGAGCAACAAACGGTTTTCTGCATGCAATCCGAAATCCGACAGGTGCTATCGAATCTGATCGGGAACGCCTATGACGCTTCGAAAAGAGGAGGAACGCTGACCCTTCGCACACGAGATTCCTTCAATTGGCAGACAAGCAAGAAGTGTGTCCGAGTGACGATTGCGGATACAGGACATGGTATGGATATGAAGACGCGCTCGCGGATATTCGACCCGTTCTTTACCACGAAGGGACTCAACGGAACGGGCCTGGGACTTTGGGTGAGCGCTGAAATTCTGAATAGGCATAAGGCCAGCATTCGCGTGAAGAGTCGGCGGCTTGAAGAGTTCGGGGGAACGGTCTTCTCGCTCTCGTTTCCATGTAGCCCGCACCAATAG
- a CDS encoding SDR family NAD(P)-dependent oxidoreductase — protein sequence MTALITGASAGLGEAFALQLAKQGADLVLVARSRNKLNLLAETLRGEANGQVTVLAADLSSADAVDNLIAEVILRDLKIDILVNNAGLGVFEDFLATTFAQQVQQVDLNVRALVALTHAFAPGMVERRCGGVINIASTAAFQPLAGASVYAASKAFVLSFTEALSLELEKTGVTITAACPGPVATHFFAKMNPTLNAKQMDQPTPVVRDILRGFERGERVVYPGKLANRLGTWGARFLPRNMILRLALKTTSKLNQS from the coding sequence ATGACTGCTCTGATCACAGGCGCTTCGGCTGGTTTAGGCGAGGCGTTTGCACTACAACTGGCTAAACAAGGCGCAGACCTTGTTCTGGTAGCCCGTTCTAGAAACAAGCTGAACCTACTGGCGGAGACGTTGCGTGGGGAAGCTAATGGGCAGGTCACCGTCTTAGCCGCTGATCTTTCATCGGCCGATGCAGTCGACAATCTGATCGCCGAAGTCATACTCCGTGATCTCAAAATAGATATCTTGGTGAACAACGCCGGACTTGGGGTTTTTGAAGACTTCCTCGCCACGACCTTTGCTCAGCAGGTACAGCAAGTCGATTTGAATGTACGCGCTCTAGTTGCGCTCACTCATGCCTTTGCTCCCGGAATGGTGGAAAGGCGCTGCGGCGGAGTCATCAACATCGCTTCGACCGCCGCCTTTCAACCGCTGGCTGGTGCAAGTGTGTATGCAGCGTCCAAGGCTTTCGTTCTCTCGTTCACTGAGGCGCTCTCTCTGGAACTTGAGAAGACCGGCGTGACAATCACTGCAGCCTGTCCCGGACCCGTTGCGACACACTTCTTTGCCAAGATGAATCCCACACTGAACGCAAAACAAATGGACCAGCCCACGCCGGTCGTTCGTGACATCCTGCGCGGATTCGAGCGGGGGGAGAGGGTGGTCTATCCCGGCAAGCTGGCGAACCGCCTCGGTACTTGGGGTGCCAGGTTCCTTCCGCGGAACATGATCTTGCGCCTTGCCCTCAAGACGACCAGCAAGCTCAACCAAAGCTAG